A window from Cryptomeria japonica chromosome 1, Sugi_1.0, whole genome shotgun sequence encodes these proteins:
- the LOC131041953 gene encoding ankyrin repeat-containing protein At5g02620 codes for MEFRSQKQEDNPWATDFHNSDSASLRSMDETADFLKGMDSRLYRASVVGNVHTLNQLIRAELDVLREVTPLGNSALHIAVSRGNIRFSEKLLQLAERKSVAGPEFLRAKNSDGNTAVHLAAFHGHDKVVQLLLLQIERDIEAGDILSAANWEGNTALHEAAKGGKDKVVEVLLKHDHNGGLVGALNDAGETALFTACEGGYCNIVEKLLPLMASDTEIKRSDGRTPLHSAVFHRHTGVVMKLVEQRPEMVKQADEFGRTALHMAALSPPLSTFQAGLSSYHFTVKIGELLLQKDNSLCYREDKEKRSPLHIAVKEGKYDLVKIILKYARDCRELVDGNGRKPLHLAVISAVRISEESNFAVLFQFKNMLLSLMSKRSLNHCDDSGHTALQIAMRNFDTDPTLFSSIKEVLQINGAVVTPEMLEDARWIRKATTKLVFKGQGISINAVLIATVSFAAAFTLPGGLDLNSGGKPTAVFIDSFLFKLFVICDVFSFCTSIASAILAGVSRNPVETLYCIYLLWSALISLLVAFGTAIHLVIQSSGWLTVMVWLMLSFVPITIFVISFQSKQFIFGPERYKIWFVLLFPAAFVMAICYVISEILYIFLLSRLFLGVLRWVKKKTPSESSSQRH; via the exons ATGGAATTCAGAAGTCAGAAGCAAGAAGATAATCCGTGGGCTACTGATTTCCATAACTCAGACTCTGCTTCCCTGAGATCTATGGATGAAACTGCTGATTTCTTGAAAGGAATGGACAGTCGACTTTACAGGGCTTCTGTGGTGGGGAATGTGCATACTCTTAACCAGTTGATTAGGGCTGAGCTTGATGTTCTTCGCGAGGTTACCCCTCTTGGGAATTCTGCATTACATATAGCAGTTTCTCGTGGTAATATCCGATTCAGTGAGAAATTGTTACAATTGGCTGAGCGAAAGTCGGTAGCAGGGCCCGAATTTCTTAGGGCAAAGAATTCAGATGGAAATACTGCTGTGCACTTGGCTGCCTTCCACGGCCATGACAAAGTTGTGCAATTATTGCTTTTACAAATCGAGCGAGATATAGAGGCTGGTGATATTTTGAGCGCTGCAAATTGGGAGGGAAATACTGCTCTCCATGAAGCTGCAAAGGGGGGAAAGGATAAGGTTGTGGAAGTATTATTGAAACATGATCATAATGGCGGTCTTGTCGGTGCTTTAAATGATGCCGGTGAAACGGCCCTGTTTACAGCTTGTGAGGGCGGTTATTGTAATATTGTTGAGAAATTGTTGCCTCTCATGGCTTCCGACACCGAAATTAAAAGATCCGACGGCCGAACACCACTCCATTCTGCCGTCTTCCACAGACATACAG GTGTAGTTATGAAGCTTGTAGAACAGAGGCCTGAAATGGTGAAGCAAGCCGATGAATTTGGAAGAACAGCCCTGCACATGGCGGCATTATCTCCACCGCTTTCTACTTTTCAGGCCGGTCTGTCATCTTATCATTTCACTGTAAAGATTGGAGAATTGCTTTTGCAAAAGGACAATTCCTTGTGTTACAGAGAGGACAAGGAAAAACGGTCTCCGCTCCACATAGCAGTGAAAGAGGGGAAGTATGATCTTGTAAAGATTATTTTAAAATACGCCAGAGACTGTAGAGAACTGGTCGACGGCAATGGCAGAAAACCTCTCCACTTAGCTGTCATCAGTGCGGTCCGGATTTCTGAGGAATCCAATTTCGCTGTATTATTTCAATTCAAAAACATGTTGTTATCCCTAATGTCGAAGAGATCCCTCAATCATTGCGACGACAGTGGACACACTGCACTGCAAATTGCGATGAGGAATTTCGACACAGATCCAACACTTTTCAGCAGT ATCAAAGAAGTTCTTCAAATAAATGGAGCTGTGGTGACTCCAGAGATGCTGGAAGATGCAAGATGGATAAGGAAAGCAACTACTAAATTAGTGTTCAAAGGCCAAGGAATTTCTATAAATGCAGTGCTGATCGCCACAGTGTCCTTTGCAGCAGCCTTCACTTTACCAGGAGGACTGGACTTAAATTCAGGAGGCAAACCAACAGCTGTATTCATCGATTCTTTTCTCTTCAAACTGTTTGTAATTTGCGATGTGTTCTCGTTTTGTACTTCCATTGCATCAGCCATTCTTGCAGGTGTGAGTAGAAATCCAGTAGAGACTTTATACTGTATTTATCTATTATGGTCTGCACTCATATCCCTACTGGTAGCATTTGGAACAGCCATACACCTGGTCATTCAATCATCTGGATGGTTAACAGTGATGGTTTGGCTTATGCTTTCATTTGTTCCCATTACCATTTTCGTAATTAGTTTTCAATCCAAACAATTCATTTTTGGGCCAGAAAGATACAAGATTTGGTTTGTACTGCTATTTCCAGCGGCCTTCGTTATGGCTATATGTTATGTCATATCGGAGATACTATATATATTCTTGCTCTCCCGCCTGTTTCTCGGTGTACTCCGCTGGGTAAAGAAGAAGACACCTTCTGAATCTTCTTCCCAAAGACATTAA